A region of Streptomyces sp. R44 DNA encodes the following proteins:
- a CDS encoding BTAD domain-containing putative transcriptional regulator, with protein MMFRLLGPLTVADTDGVPTPVAGGPKVRALLARLLLDAGRTVPVERLLDGLYGDEPPAGAPGALQAQVSRLRRALPPGVRVEFSPAGYRLAVGDPATDVDVLRFETLARDGARAAAAGDPGRAAALLREALGLWRGPALADVRDAPFAPGQAARLDALRLDAVEEWAAAELTAEGDPAVLVRELERAVLEQPLRERLRGLQMRALGAAGRQADALSAYEEVRAALAEELGADPSPELSAVHLELLRGGPAAPPVRTSPPLPAPLTDFVGREREWERLTALVAAARLVTLVGPGGAGKTRLALEVGSGLPGEVRFVDLGAVAGAGDSAAGEVAEAFATALGVRGVARLEAALAGRPVVLIVDNCEHVVVETAVLVRRLLAACPGLRILTTSREALGLTGESLLPLGALAPEAAEELFVRRAAAVRPGFTGHARVAELCAGLDGLPLAVELAAARLRTLSVEELADGLGERFELLSRGDRTAPERHRTLRAVVEWSWSLLEPGERELAARLSVFRGGATAGAVARVCGAGSGALASLVEKSLVEVRDDGRYRMLETIRAYAAERLPAGDPAIAAHHAYYRELAEAADPELRGPAQLEWLARLDAEDANLRAALRRGTPEEGLRLVAALSPYWWLRGLRGRVAAPVAELLDRVEPTAERGEEYALCVLAAGLREGEHVDRARGFLAAGTAPLRQPYTAFLWSTSVGPVEGLRLGDDAWSRSLGLVGRALLTTEPAEAETLLTEALAGFRALGERWGTATALEGLAGLSSDPLPLLGEALALFEELGVAEDVVDLLHRRASVHEAAGGERAATSDRARAGETARRAGLGGTAELGVPA; from the coding sequence ATGATGTTCCGCCTCCTCGGGCCGCTCACGGTGGCCGACACCGACGGCGTCCCGACACCCGTCGCCGGCGGCCCCAAGGTCCGGGCCCTGCTCGCCCGGCTCCTCCTCGACGCGGGCCGGACCGTCCCGGTCGAGCGGCTCCTCGACGGGCTGTACGGGGACGAGCCACCGGCCGGCGCCCCGGGCGCACTCCAGGCCCAGGTCTCGCGGCTGCGCCGGGCGCTCCCGCCGGGCGTGCGGGTCGAGTTCTCGCCCGCCGGGTACCGGCTGGCGGTCGGGGACCCCGCCACGGACGTGGACGTCCTGCGATTCGAGACGCTCGCCCGCGACGGCGCGCGGGCCGCCGCGGCGGGCGACCCCGGCCGCGCGGCCGCCCTGCTGCGGGAGGCCCTCGGACTGTGGCGGGGCCCGGCGCTTGCCGACGTACGGGACGCACCGTTCGCGCCGGGCCAGGCGGCCCGGCTCGACGCGCTGCGGCTGGACGCGGTGGAGGAGTGGGCGGCCGCCGAGCTGACGGCCGAAGGGGACCCGGCGGTCCTCGTACGGGAGTTGGAGCGGGCCGTCCTGGAGCAGCCGCTGCGGGAGCGGCTGCGGGGCCTGCAGATGCGGGCGCTCGGCGCGGCGGGCCGGCAGGCGGACGCGCTGTCCGCGTACGAGGAGGTACGGGCGGCCCTGGCGGAGGAGCTGGGGGCGGATCCGTCGCCGGAACTGTCCGCCGTACACCTGGAGCTGCTGCGCGGCGGGCCGGCGGCGCCGCCGGTACGGACGTCCCCTCCGCTCCCCGCGCCGCTGACGGACTTCGTGGGCCGGGAGCGGGAGTGGGAGCGGCTGACCGCCCTGGTGGCGGCCGCGCGGCTGGTGACCCTGGTGGGCCCGGGCGGTGCGGGCAAGACGCGGCTCGCCCTGGAGGTGGGGTCGGGGCTGCCGGGCGAGGTGCGGTTCGTGGACCTGGGGGCTGTTGCGGGTGCGGGTGACTCGGCGGCCGGGGAGGTCGCGGAGGCCTTCGCCACCGCGCTCGGGGTGCGGGGTGTGGCGCGGCTCGAAGCGGCGCTCGCCGGGCGGCCGGTGGTGCTGATCGTGGACAACTGCGAGCACGTCGTCGTGGAGACGGCCGTCCTCGTACGGCGCCTCCTCGCCGCCTGCCCGGGGCTGCGGATCCTGACGACGAGCCGTGAGGCCCTCGGACTCACCGGGGAGTCCCTGCTGCCGCTCGGCGCGCTGGCGCCCGAGGCGGCGGAGGAGCTGTTCGTACGGCGGGCGGCTGCGGTCCGGCCCGGATTCACCGGCCACGCGCGCGTGGCGGAGCTCTGCGCGGGGCTCGACGGGCTGCCGCTCGCCGTCGAGCTGGCGGCGGCCCGGCTGCGGACGCTGTCCGTGGAGGAGCTGGCGGACGGGCTCGGCGAGCGGTTCGAGCTCCTTTCGCGCGGGGACCGCACCGCGCCGGAGCGGCACCGGACACTGCGGGCGGTCGTGGAGTGGAGCTGGTCGCTGCTCGAACCCGGGGAGCGGGAACTGGCGGCGCGGCTCTCGGTGTTCCGGGGCGGGGCGACGGCCGGGGCGGTGGCCCGGGTGTGCGGGGCGGGGTCGGGGGCGCTGGCGTCGCTCGTGGAGAAGTCGCTGGTGGAGGTACGGGACGACGGCCGGTACCGGATGCTGGAGACGATCCGGGCGTACGCCGCGGAGCGCCTCCCGGCCGGGGATCCGGCGATCGCCGCGCACCACGCGTACTACCGGGAGCTGGCCGAGGCGGCCGATCCCGAACTGCGCGGGCCCGCCCAGCTGGAGTGGCTGGCGCGGCTCGACGCGGAGGACGCCAACCTGCGGGCGGCGCTGCGGCGGGGCACACCGGAGGAGGGGCTGCGGCTGGTCGCGGCGCTCAGCCCGTACTGGTGGCTGCGCGGGCTGCGGGGCCGGGTGGCGGCGCCGGTCGCGGAACTCCTGGACCGGGTGGAGCCGACGGCGGAACGCGGCGAGGAGTACGCGCTGTGCGTCCTGGCGGCGGGCCTGCGGGAGGGCGAACACGTCGACCGGGCGCGGGGGTTCCTCGCCGCGGGTACGGCTCCGCTGCGGCAGCCGTACACGGCGTTCCTGTGGTCGACGTCCGTGGGCCCGGTGGAGGGCCTGCGGCTCGGCGACGACGCCTGGTCCCGGTCGCTGGGGCTCGTGGGCCGCGCCCTGCTGACGACGGAGCCCGCCGAGGCGGAGACGCTCCTGACGGAGGCCCTGGCCGGGTTCCGGGCGCTCGGGGAACGGTGGGGGACGGCGACGGCCCTGGAGGGCCTCGCGGGCCTCTCGTCCGATCCGCTGCCCCTGCTCGGCGAGGCCCTGGCCCTCTTCGAGGAACTCGGAGTCGCCGAGGACGTCGTGGACCTCCTCCACCGCCGGGCCTCCGTCCACGAGGCGGCGGGCGGCGAGCGGGCGGCGACGTCCGACCGGGCCCGCGCGGGGGAGACGGCGCGGAGGGCGGGGCTGGGCGGGACGGCGGAACTCGGCGTGCCCGCCTGA
- a CDS encoding SDR family oxidoreductase, with translation MQQNTAPRTALVTGSSRGIGRALARRLARDGMVVAVHYGQDAAAAQETVDLIVRDGGRAFSVGADLATHDGVLALVEGVRAGLAAHTGEAALDVLVNNAAATTSGGHLADETPEAFDRLFAVNVRAPYFLVQGLLPLLRDGGRIINIGSAVTRIALADELAYAMTKGAMETFTRTLANVVGDRRITVNTVAPGPTQTASLTAAMAAMPQLEAMLIAGQALPWVGQPEDIADPVAFLASEDGRWITGTVIDASGGTYLGPKR, from the coding sequence ATGCAGCAGAACACCGCCCCCCGCACCGCCCTCGTCACCGGTTCCTCCCGGGGTATCGGGCGGGCTCTCGCCCGGCGGCTCGCCCGGGACGGGATGGTCGTCGCCGTGCACTACGGGCAGGACGCCGCCGCGGCGCAGGAGACCGTCGACCTGATCGTCCGGGACGGCGGGCGGGCCTTCTCCGTCGGGGCCGACCTTGCCACCCACGACGGGGTGCTCGCGCTCGTCGAGGGCGTCCGGGCCGGGCTGGCCGCCCACACCGGCGAGGCGGCGCTCGACGTGCTCGTCAACAACGCCGCCGCGACGACCTCCGGCGGCCACCTCGCGGACGAGACCCCGGAGGCGTTCGACCGTCTCTTCGCGGTCAACGTCCGGGCTCCGTACTTCCTGGTCCAGGGCCTGCTGCCGCTGCTCCGGGACGGCGGCCGGATCATCAACATCGGCTCCGCCGTCACCCGGATCGCCCTCGCCGACGAGCTGGCGTACGCGATGACGAAGGGCGCCATGGAGACCTTCACCCGCACCCTCGCCAACGTCGTCGGCGACCGCCGGATCACCGTCAACACCGTCGCCCCCGGCCCGACCCAGACCGCCTCGCTCACCGCCGCCATGGCGGCGATGCCCCAGCTCGAAGCGATGCTGATCGCCGGCCAGGCGCTGCCGTGGGTCGGGCAGCCGGAGGACATCGCCGACCCGGTCGCCTTCCTGGCCTCGGAGGACGGCCGCTGGATCACCGGCACGGTGATCGACGCCTCGGGCGGCACCTACCTCGGCCCGAAGCGCTGA